One segment of Alnus glutinosa chromosome 2, dhAlnGlut1.1, whole genome shotgun sequence DNA contains the following:
- the LOC133860288 gene encoding protein FAR-RED IMPAIRED RESPONSE 1-like, whose protein sequence is MDLSPLVLGNKCEDDHSLTQLPIDNVFPFEIDSQNVGNKTVYDVESEGNDVNCKNDMKLIDGVENVEEPKEGMTFDSLVELASHYRTYAKQQVEVGGFEHLSFGEKDCRNFIAKSRHLRLGTGGTGALCDYFKRMQAINNDFYFAIDFDDDCRLRNVFWADARSRASYEDFGDVVTFDTTYLTNRYEMPFAPFVGVNHHGQSILFGAALISSEDTKTFVWLFETWLNCMNGRTPTVIIIDQDRAMKNTIGIVFPNTQHRWCLWHILKKLLEKFGSHSQYHAIKSAVRSCVYESQTCDEFDVKWQRLLDCYNRRDNAWLCGLYSERTFWVPTYLKDVFWAEMTTTQRNESMNAFFDGYVHSSTTLKEFVDQYDSALRRKVENESVADFISFNETIACLSRFPFEKKFQQLYTITKFKEVQEEIKEVMYCNNSLITRECAMCTYQVTEKICEETQQYALDTNKALLPSITNIQHDNGSQILQNHVVPCFSNEC, encoded by the exons ATGGACTTGTCACCATTGGTATTGGGGAATAAATGCGAAGATGATCATTCGTTGACACAACTTCCAATTGATAATGTTTTTCCCTTTGAAATTGACTCTCAAAATG TTGGAAATAAAACTGTATATGATGTAGAGTCAGAAGGTAATGATGTCAATTGCAAGAACGATATGAAGCTCATAGATGGAGTTGAAAATGTGGAAGAACCTAAAGAAGGAATGACATTTGACTCTTTAGTTGAACTTGCTTCTCATTATAGGACATATGCAAAGCAACAAG TTGAAGTGGGGGGGTTTGAGCATCTATCATTTGGAGAAAAAGATTGTCGTAATTTTATTGCCAAGTCAAGGCATCTTCGGCTTGGCACAGGAGGCACTGGAGCTCTTTGTGACTATTTCAAAAGGATGCAAGCAATTAATAATGATTTCTACTTTGCCATAGATTTTGATGATGATTGTAGGTTGAGAAATgtgttttgggctgatgcacgaaGTAGGGCGTCGTATGAAGATTTCGGGGATGTGGTTACATTTGACACGACCTACTTGACTAATAGATATGAaatgccatttgctccttttgtgGGAGTTAATCATCACGGTCAGTCAATACTTTTTGGGGCGGCATTAATATCAAGTGAGGATACAAAGACATTTGTATGGTTGTTTGAGACATGGTTGAACTGCATGAATGGACGAACGCCAACTGTAATTATAATAGATCAAGATAGGGCTATGAAGAATACAATTGGCATTGTTTTTCCAAATACCCAACACAGATGGTGTTTATGGCATATATTGAAAAAACTTCTAGAAAAATTTGGATCACATTCACAGTACCATGCCATTAAGAGTGCCGTACGAAGTTGTGTGTATGAATCTCAGACATGCGATGAGTTTGATGTAAAATGGCAAAGGCTACTTGATTGTTATAATCGGAGGGATAATGCATGGTTGTGTGGGTTATATAGTGAGCGTACTTTTTGGGTACCAACATATTTAAAAGATGTATTTTGGGCTGAAATGACTACCACGCAACGGAATGAAAGTATGAATGCtttttttgatggttatgtgcacTCATCAACCACATTGAAGGAATTTGTTGATCAATATGATAGCGCTTTGCGTAGAAAGGTTGAGAATGAGAGTGTTGCTGATTTCATCTCTTTTAATGAGACAATTGCATGTCTAAGCAGGTTTCCTTTTGAGAAGAAATTTCAACAACTTTACACCATcacaaagttcaaagaagtacaAGAGGAGATTAAAGAAGTGATGTATTGTAATAATTCTCTTATCACAAGAGAATGTGCAATGTGTACGTATCAAGTGACTGAAAAG ATTTGCGAAGAAACACAACAATATGCATTGGACACAAATAAAGCTTTGTTGCCTTCCATAACTAATATTCAGCATGACAAT GGATCTCAAATCCTGCAGAATCATGTTGTGCCTTGTTTTTCCAACGAATGTTGA
- the LOC133861235 gene encoding seed biotin-containing protein SBP65, with the protein MASGQARRENTTSEREIHVETDKVPKMTIHFESLAEQARETPQEGVDREGKARETHEEESQFESLTDKVRNEKEREEENEKWKEKYPDQARSRCIAEDRVAEAGEGREKGSYAVGKFEVNVGEEKGAGKAKGREGEAETRSVEEGPEHGGEGMEMGRKEESQQERGGRAEMIRSKEEGTQKGGGKETKEQQPSLEEISKIRAMAQQNSLEALRAAEERFEKAKETILEKSGAVKETVEEKGAQAKEAILEKSGAVKGTVEEKGAQAKEAIGSTAKTAADYTASTAGKAKEYALQKAVQAKEVVLHAGESTVHFVEEKAVGAKDVTLETGKHAVEYAEKAAVDLKDRASVAGWTAAHYSCEKAVEGTKAAASAVKGAAEYAGHKAAEIASKPLSAAKEVAASTGESAKEYTARKKEEAELELEAKRSAECREGEDKKGESQVLQQTKTEKLEKEGKPSENVIGETFQGGEEHGKGGEEIGVLGAIGETIAEIAQQTKELVIGEDQKHEEEGSDRSLNK; encoded by the exons ATGGCTTCTGGGCAAGCACGTAGAGAGAACACCACCAGCGAAAGAGAAATTCACGTAGAGACAGACAAGGTCCCAAAGATGACGATCCACTTCGAGTCTTTGGCGGAGCAAGCCAGAGAAACTCCTCAAGAGGGTGTTGATAGAGAGGGGAAAGCAAGAGAGACCCATGAAGAGGAAAGCCAGTTTGAGTCTCTCACTGATAAAGTGAGGAACgagaaggagagagaggaggagaatGAGAAGTGGAAGGAGAAGTATCCTGATCAAGCGAGGAGTAGGTGTATTGCTGAAGACAGAGTGGCTGAAGCTGGGGAAGGAAGAGAAAAAGGTTCTTATGCTGTGGGAAAGTTTGAAGTGAATGTTGGGGAAGAGAAGGGTGCAGGTAAAGCCAAAGGCAGGGAAGGTGAAGCTGAGACTAGAAGCGTGGAAGAGGGTCCTGAGCATGGAGGAGAAGGCATGGAGATGGGAAGGAAAGAAGAGAGTCAGCAAGAGAGAGGAGGCCGCGCAGAGATGATCAGAAGCAAAGAAGAGGGCACTCAGAAAGGAGGAGGCAAAGAG ACAAAAGAACAACAACCTTCTCTAGAAGAGATTTCCAAGATCAGAGCAATGGCGCAGCAAAATTCTTTAGAGGCGCTAAGGGCTGCGGAGGAGCGATTCGAGAAGGCAAAAGAAACCATCCTAGAGAAAAGTGGAGCTGTGAAAGAGACTGTAGAAGAGAAGGGTGCGCAAGCAAAGGAGGCTATCCTAGAGAAAAGTGGGGCTGTGAAAGGGACTGTAGAAGAGAAGGGTGCGCAAGCAAAGGAGGCTATTGGCAGCACAGCCAAGACGGCGGCTGATTACACAGCATCAACGGCAGGGAAAGCCAAGGAGTATGCGCTACAAAAAGCGGTACAAGCGAAAGAAGTGGTTCTGCATGCAGGGGAGAGCACCGTTCATTTTGTTGAGGAGAAGGCCGTTGGTGCAAAAGATGTGACTTTAGAAACTGGGAAGCACGCGGTTGAGTATGCTGAGAAAGCAGCCGTCGATCTGAAGGACAGAGCTTCCGTGGCGGGGTGGACTGCGGCACATTACTCGTGTGAGAAAGCCGTGGAGGGAACCAAAGCGGCAGCCAGTGCTGTTAAAGGAGCGGCAGAGTATGCCGGTCATAAGGCTGCCGAGATCGCATCCAAGCCGTTGTCTGCTGCCAAGGAGGTTGCTGCGTCGACGGGAGAGAGTGCAAAGGAGTATACAGcgaggaagaaagaagaggcaGAGTTAGAGTTGGAGGCTAAGAGGTCAGCTGAATGTCGG GAGGGAGAAGATAAGAAAGGGGAATCACAGGTACTTCAACAAACAAAGACAGAGAAGTTGGAAAAAGAGGGCAAACCGTCCGAGAATGTCATTGGAGAAACCTTTCAGGGAGGCGAAGAGCATGGAAAAGGAGGAGAGGAAATTGGGGTACTCGGGGCCATTGGCGAAACTATAGCAGAGATTGCTCAGCAAACGAAAGAGCTTGTTATTGGGGAAGATCAAAAGCATGAAGAGGAGGGAAGTGATAgaagtttaaataaataa
- the LOC133861112 gene encoding signaling peptide TAXIMIN 1, with translation MCSGDGDCRPLGFLLGLPFAFLSLLISIVGIVVWIVGLLLTCICPCCLCVTVIVELALELVKAPFHVMEWFTSKIPC, from the exons ATGTGCAGTGGAGACGGTGATTGCAGGCCGTTGGGCTTTCTGTTGGGCCTTCCGTTTGCGTTTCTCTCCCTCCTTATCTCCATCGTCGGCATCGTCGTCTGGATCGTAGG GTTGTTACTGACCTGCATATGCCCATGCTGTTTGTGCGTTACTGTGATCGTGGAACTGGCGTTGGAGTTAGTCAAGGCCCCATTTCATGTCATGGAGTGGTTTACTTCTAAGATTCCTTGTtag